The DNA sequence CCAGGTCAGCTCGGCGCGCTTCGGCCGGTAGAACGGCAGGATGCAGACGGCGGTGACCACCTGGCGCACGGCGACCACCACGAGAGAGCCGACGATGGGGATGAGCAGCCCGGCGACCGAGGAGCCGAAGTTGATGCTGACCTCGGTGGCGACCTGGGTGCCTGCCCCGACGACGACCCGGTTGCGCTGCGAACTCACCGTCCGAGCTTAGTTCAGCGTCCTCCGCATGATCGCGCGGGTGGCGCTCGGCCGGCGGACTTCCTCGAAGCCGCCGTCGCGGAACAGCGAAACCGTGCCGTGGTAGCGCTCGGCGGCGCTCAGCGACGGGCGGACCTCCGGGTCGACCGGGTAGCCCTCGACAATGGTCGCGCCGCGCTCGCGCGCGTGCTGAAGGGCTCCGGCCAGCAGGGCGCGGGCGACGCCGCGCTTGCGGTACTCGATCCGGACCACGAAGCAGGTGACCGCCCAGACGTCCTCGGGGTCGCCCTCCCGGCGCCGGGTGATCGGCGACCGGCCGAGCGCGGGGTAGGCGGAGAACGGCTCGACCGCCGCCCAGCCGACCGGCTCGCCGTCGATGCGCGCGATCACGCCGGGGGAGCCCTCCTGCACCTGCTCGTGCAGCAGCGCCTTCGTGTCCTCGCGGGTCGCGGCATCCCAGTCGGAGCGGCTCAGCTTGAACCACTGGCACCAGCACGAGGACGGGTCGCCCTTGGTGCCGA is a window from the Leifsonia shinshuensis genome containing:
- a CDS encoding GNAT family N-acetyltransferase, producing the protein MTDEVVTESVDASTWDELQTVFGTKGDPSSCWCQWFKLSRSDWDAATREDTKALLHEQVQEGSPGVIARIDGEPVGWAAVEPFSAYPALGRSPITRRREGDPEDVWAVTCFVVRIEYRKRGVARALLAGALQHARERGATIVEGYPVDPEVRPSLSAAERYHGTVSLFRDGGFEEVRRPSATRAIMRRTLN